The Falco naumanni isolate bFalNau1 chromosome 1, bFalNau1.pat, whole genome shotgun sequence genome window below encodes:
- the RNF4 gene encoding E3 ubiquitin-protein ligase RNF4 isoform X1 — MSTTQRKRRGGAVNSRQARKQSRLAASTAEMASEAEPIELEESAGEEVVDLTCESSDPVVVDLTRNDSVVIVEENQRQGRNLRLRSQRQSDSCVLSSDDEDETRDNDVYVTDKVSRELGPLEDETASSKPSGTVSCPICMDGYSEIVQSGRLIVSTKCGHVFCSQCLRDSLRNANSCPTCRKKLTHRQYHPIYI, encoded by the exons ATGAGCACA aCTCAACGCAAGCGCCGTGGAGGAGCAGTTAATTCTAGGCAAGCTCGGAAAcagagcaggctggcagctTCTACTGCAGAAATGGCTTCAGAAGCAGAGCCAATAGAACTTGAAGAAAGTG CTGGTGAAGAAGTAGTAGATCTCACATGTGAATCTTCTGATCCTGTAGTTGTTGATCTAACTCGCAATGATTCTGTTGTG ATTGTTGAAG AGAATCAGCGACAAGGGAGAAATCTTAGACTAAGAAGCCAGCGACAGTCAGACAGCTGTGTACTGAGTAGCGATGATGAAGATGAAACTAGAGACAATGATGTGTATGTGACAGATAAAGTATCTCGAGAATTGGGACCACTGGAAGATGAAACTGCAAGTTCAAA GCCGTCTGGTACCGTTAGCTGTCCGATTTGCATGGATGGCTACTCAGAG ATTGTGCAAAGCGGGCGACTGATTGTGTCAACCAAGTGCGGCCACGTCTTCTGCAGTCAGTGCCTCCGTGATTCCCTTAGGAATGCCAACTCTTGCCCAACCTGCAGGAAGAAACTCACTCACAGACAGTATCATCCCATTTATATATGA
- the RNF4 gene encoding E3 ubiquitin-protein ligase RNF4 isoform X2, with protein MRWEHSQHAGEEVVDLTCESSDPVVVDLTRNDSVVIVEENQRQGRNLRLRSQRQSDSCVLSSDDEDETRDNDVYVTDKVSRELGPLEDETASSKPSGTVSCPICMDGYSEIVQSGRLIVSTKCGHVFCSQCLRDSLRNANSCPTCRKKLTHRQYHPIYI; from the exons ATGAGATGGGAACATTCACAGCATG CTGGTGAAGAAGTAGTAGATCTCACATGTGAATCTTCTGATCCTGTAGTTGTTGATCTAACTCGCAATGATTCTGTTGTG ATTGTTGAAG AGAATCAGCGACAAGGGAGAAATCTTAGACTAAGAAGCCAGCGACAGTCAGACAGCTGTGTACTGAGTAGCGATGATGAAGATGAAACTAGAGACAATGATGTGTATGTGACAGATAAAGTATCTCGAGAATTGGGACCACTGGAAGATGAAACTGCAAGTTCAAA GCCGTCTGGTACCGTTAGCTGTCCGATTTGCATGGATGGCTACTCAGAG ATTGTGCAAAGCGGGCGACTGATTGTGTCAACCAAGTGCGGCCACGTCTTCTGCAGTCAGTGCCTCCGTGATTCCCTTAGGAATGCCAACTCTTGCCCAACCTGCAGGAAGAAACTCACTCACAGACAGTATCATCCCATTTATATATGA